One window from the genome of bacterium encodes:
- a CDS encoding mismatch-specific DNA-glycosylase, with amino-acid sequence MTAADRSPFRTLPDYLGPGLRIVFVGINPGVYSVERGHYFARTTSRFWPAFSRSVLSAPIRGALGLDVLGPEHDGALLRFGIGFTDVVKVPSRNAAELSPRMFREWAPRLLRRLEKYQPRVACFHGLTGFRPFVQFALGGDPKGIVLGPQRLTVGRSRLFVAPNPSPANAHFTVADQIRWYDRLAKFSGDGPRVSTATSIPGERCARSKR; translated from the coding sequence GTGACGGCCGCCGATCGCTCTCCGTTCCGCACGCTGCCGGACTATCTCGGGCCGGGCCTTCGAATCGTGTTCGTGGGCATCAACCCGGGAGTCTATTCGGTGGAGCGCGGGCATTATTTCGCGCGGACGACGAGCCGGTTTTGGCCGGCGTTCTCGCGCTCCGTCCTCTCCGCGCCGATCCGCGGGGCGCTGGGCCTGGACGTGCTGGGGCCGGAACACGACGGCGCCCTCCTCCGGTTCGGCATCGGGTTCACGGACGTGGTCAAAGTCCCGAGCCGGAACGCGGCCGAACTCTCGCCGCGCATGTTCCGCGAGTGGGCGCCGCGGCTGCTGCGGCGCCTCGAGAAATACCAGCCGCGCGTGGCCTGCTTCCACGGGCTCACGGGGTTCCGCCCGTTCGTCCAGTTTGCGCTCGGCGGAGATCCGAAGGGCATCGTCTTGGGACCGCAGCGGCTGACCGTCGGACGCTCTCGGTTGTTTGTCGCACCAAACCCGAGCCCGGCAAACGCGCACTTCACGGTCGCGGACCAGATCCGATGGTACGATCGGTTGGCGAAGTTCTCAGGCGACGGACCTCGTGTGAGCACCGCTACGTCAATCCCGGGAGAGCGATGTGCGCGGTCTAAGAGGTAA
- a CDS encoding ABC transporter permease — MSTDVTASGIPTASRPARAPAGRLSMFVRRLRRNRAGLAGGIIVLAVFLSAICAPVVSPYAPNGLDFAAYLTPPGVAHLFGTDEQGRDVLSRVIYGGRISLRIGFIAVSIAMASGVALGLIAGYYEGWTGTFIMRWMDVMLAFPSILLALAIVSVLGSGITPLMVAVGIASIPQFTRVAQASVLSTKELDYVQAARVVGCSPAQILVRHILPNIFAPIMVLATTGVAAAIITGAALSFLGLGAQPPTPEWGSMLSNGRVYMEKAPWMMVFPGLAIMATVMSINLFGDGLRDALDPRLK, encoded by the coding sequence ATGAGCACCGATGTGACGGCCTCGGGAATCCCCACGGCATCGCGGCCGGCCCGCGCGCCGGCGGGACGCCTTTCGATGTTTGTCCGCCGGCTGCGGCGCAACCGGGCCGGCCTGGCCGGCGGTATCATCGTGCTCGCGGTCTTTCTCTCCGCGATCTGCGCGCCGGTAGTCTCGCCCTACGCGCCGAACGGCCTGGACTTTGCCGCGTATCTGACCCCGCCCGGAGTCGCGCACCTCTTCGGCACCGACGAGCAGGGGCGCGACGTGCTCTCGCGGGTCATTTACGGCGGCCGCATCTCCCTGCGTATCGGGTTCATCGCCGTGTCGATCGCGATGGCGTCGGGCGTCGCGCTGGGCCTGATCGCCGGTTATTACGAAGGCTGGACCGGCACCTTCATCATGCGGTGGATGGACGTGATGCTCGCCTTCCCCAGCATCCTGCTGGCGCTGGCGATCGTCTCCGTGCTGGGCTCCGGGATCACACCGTTGATGGTCGCCGTGGGGATCGCGTCGATCCCGCAGTTTACGCGGGTGGCGCAGGCGAGCGTGCTCTCGACGAAGGAATTGGACTACGTCCAGGCCGCCCGGGTGGTGGGCTGCTCGCCGGCGCAGATTCTCGTCCGGCACATCCTGCCGAACATCTTCGCCCCCATCATGGTGCTCGCCACGACGGGCGTCGCGGCGGCGATCATCACCGGCGCGGCGCTGTCGTTCCTCGGCCTGGGAGCGCAGCCGCCGACGCCCGAATGGGGCAGCATGCTCAGCAACGGCCGGGTGTATATGGAGAAGGCGCCCTGGATGATGGTGTTTCCGGGGCTCGCGATCATGGCGACGGTGATGTCGATCAACCTGTTCGGCGACGGCCTGCGCGACGCGTTGGATCCACGGCTCAAGTAG
- a CDS encoding allantoinase PuuE — MTESLAGAGRTRNFVGYGRVPPTIEWPDRARVAVNIVVNYEEGAERSIPDGDKASEGFGDIRYPVPDGVRDLAAESNYEYGSRVGVWRLLDVFAKHGVRTTFFASGRALERNPELGPSLRELGHEPCSHGYRWDDHFRMSEVEERQEIQNAVSAIERCTGERPVGWYCRYGPSERTRGLLAQEGGFIYDSDAYNDELPYYVPVFGRPWLVVPYATDTNDARYFTAPGFGTPDDFYQYLTVSLDRLHDEGARTPKMMSIGLHCRISGRAGRATALDRFIEYAKKRGDVWFARRDEIARHWLQRYPPDARGRVRAEAPTSFDRGDG; from the coding sequence GTGACCGAATCGCTGGCGGGTGCCGGGCGCACGCGCAATTTCGTCGGCTACGGGCGGGTCCCGCCCACGATCGAGTGGCCGGACCGGGCGCGTGTGGCCGTCAACATCGTCGTCAACTACGAAGAGGGCGCGGAGCGCAGCATTCCGGACGGGGACAAGGCATCGGAAGGCTTCGGCGACATCCGGTATCCGGTGCCGGACGGCGTCCGCGACCTCGCGGCCGAATCGAACTACGAGTACGGCAGCCGCGTCGGGGTCTGGCGCCTGCTGGACGTCTTCGCGAAGCACGGCGTGCGGACCACGTTCTTCGCGTCCGGACGGGCGTTGGAGCGCAATCCGGAGCTGGGTCCGTCGCTCCGTGAACTCGGTCACGAGCCGTGCAGCCACGGCTACCGGTGGGACGATCACTTCCGGATGAGCGAAGTGGAGGAGCGGCAGGAGATTCAGAACGCCGTCTCCGCGATCGAGCGCTGTACCGGCGAGCGGCCGGTGGGCTGGTACTGCCGGTACGGCCCGAGCGAGCGGACCCGAGGATTGCTCGCGCAGGAGGGCGGTTTCATCTACGACTCGGACGCCTACAACGACGAGCTTCCATATTATGTGCCGGTGTTCGGACGCCCGTGGCTGGTGGTGCCGTACGCCACGGACACCAACGACGCGCGCTACTTCACGGCGCCGGGATTTGGCACGCCCGACGATTTCTATCAGTACCTGACCGTCTCGCTCGACCGCCTCCACGACGAGGGGGCCCGCACGCCGAAGATGATGTCGATCGGCCTGCACTGCCGGATCTCGGGACGGGCCGGCCGCGCGACGGCGCTCGACCGGTTCATCGAATACGCGAAGAAGCGCGGCGACGTCTGGTTTGCCCGGCGCGACGAGATCGCGCGGCACTGGCTGCAGCGCTATCCGCCCGACGCTCGCGGCCGCGTGCGCGCCGAGGCGCCCACGTCGTTTGACCGGGGGGATGGATGA
- a CDS encoding ABC transporter substrate-binding protein — MGKRTSAHSLSRRKFVKLLAAGAGSALPLSALGGPGRLLRPNAAAAAAAPPHPGGELTIGMYRTLDKLDPAVYWGPPETMVTQMVFDSLVYLGNDLSIYPGLATSWTASKDGTQLTFKLRQGVKFHDGTDFNAEAVKFHFDRCVDPATKSQYARSLLGPYDSTVVIDDHTVQLRLKEPFAPIFDSLSQGYLGIPSPAAVKKYGQDFQNHLVGTGPFTFVEWQRDTHITLARNPNYKWGTTFPGKTNAGPPYLDRLTFKFVPEQGTRDALMNGRKELRVEAWPGPLRLRDWRRDSAFAMYEGVSPGTTWFNFINTQKPPTNELAVRQAINYAVSKDTIVKVFYPGFARPTWNLIGPTSFGYDPALDHLYAFNPGKARQLLEEAGWKRGPNGVRVKDGTPLHLDVFTSGFMTENYKQLMLTMLQDVGFSTKLIAGTPADRTVAGSKGLYHLVNREFEASDPHYLVDLFASKNVGSFAWSMNKDPELDQVLAEQDLTVDRKARQALVSRATRRILEQGYVVPIYITLFVWVTDANVKNFHMDARSWYPYFQDAWIQS; from the coding sequence ATGGGCAAACGCACCAGCGCGCATTCACTGTCCCGCCGCAAGTTCGTGAAACTGCTCGCGGCCGGCGCCGGATCGGCGCTTCCGCTCTCGGCGCTCGGAGGTCCCGGCCGGCTGCTGCGCCCGAATGCGGCGGCCGCCGCGGCGGCTCCGCCTCACCCGGGCGGCGAGCTGACCATCGGCATGTACCGCACGCTCGACAAGCTCGATCCGGCCGTCTACTGGGGGCCGCCCGAGACGATGGTGACCCAGATGGTGTTCGACTCGCTCGTCTATCTGGGCAACGACCTCAGCATCTATCCGGGTCTGGCCACCTCGTGGACCGCCTCCAAGGACGGCACACAGCTGACGTTCAAGCTGCGGCAGGGCGTCAAGTTCCACGACGGGACCGATTTCAACGCCGAGGCGGTCAAGTTCCATTTCGACCGCTGCGTCGATCCGGCCACGAAGTCGCAGTACGCGCGCTCGCTGCTGGGGCCCTACGACTCGACGGTCGTGATCGACGACCACACCGTGCAGCTGCGCCTCAAGGAGCCCTTTGCGCCGATCTTCGACTCGCTGAGCCAGGGGTACCTCGGCATTCCGTCGCCCGCCGCGGTGAAGAAGTACGGCCAGGACTTTCAAAACCACCTGGTCGGGACGGGGCCCTTTACGTTCGTGGAGTGGCAGCGCGACACGCATATCACGCTGGCGCGGAACCCGAACTACAAGTGGGGCACGACGTTCCCCGGCAAGACCAACGCGGGGCCGCCGTACCTCGACCGCCTGACGTTCAAGTTCGTGCCGGAGCAGGGCACGCGGGATGCGCTCATGAACGGCCGCAAGGAGCTGCGCGTCGAGGCCTGGCCGGGGCCGCTGCGCCTGCGGGACTGGCGGCGCGACTCGGCGTTCGCGATGTACGAAGGGGTGTCGCCGGGCACCACGTGGTTCAATTTCATCAACACACAGAAGCCGCCGACGAACGAATTGGCGGTGCGGCAGGCGATCAACTACGCGGTCAGCAAGGACACCATCGTCAAAGTCTTCTACCCCGGGTTCGCGCGGCCGACGTGGAACCTCATCGGTCCGACGAGCTTCGGCTACGATCCGGCGCTCGACCATCTGTACGCGTTCAATCCGGGGAAGGCGAGACAGCTGCTCGAAGAGGCCGGCTGGAAGCGGGGCCCGAACGGCGTCCGCGTGAAGGACGGCACTCCGCTGCATCTCGACGTGTTCACGAGCGGGTTCATGACGGAGAACTACAAGCAGCTCATGCTGACGATGCTGCAGGACGTCGGTTTCTCGACCAAGCTGATCGCGGGCACACCCGCGGATCGCACCGTGGCCGGCAGCAAGGGTCTTTACCACCTGGTCAACCGCGAGTTCGAGGCCAGCGACCCGCACTACCTCGTCGACCTCTTCGCCTCGAAGAACGTGGGCAGCTTCGCCTGGTCGATGAACAAGGACCCCGAACTCGATCAGGTCCTCGCGGAGCAGGACCTGACGGTCGACCGGAAGGCGCGCCAGGCGCTCGTCTCGCGCGCGACCCGGCGTATCCTCGAGCAGGGGTATGTCGTCCCGATCTACATCACGCTGTTCGTCTGGGTGACGGACGCGAACGTCAAGAACTTCCACATGGACGCGCGGTCCTGGTATCCGTACTTCCAGGATGCGTGGATCCAGTCGTAG
- a CDS encoding Gfo/Idh/MocA family oxidoreductase, with protein sequence MRCAAAGSGGRLAPGRGPPVERRGLGGDRRRHQPFWDLALGTEKGGTDISNSRLRVAIVGAGSWGVRAHLPALAASDGVEVVALVDPRTDLLGEAAARYRVPGTFRDVDAMLRQVESLDAAVVAVPTDAHHAVVMRLLDAGAHVLCEKPLAYTVAQAEEMVGSLRARGRIGKMGFLFRCSPVVSRMKQLVDEGYIGGVVAFESSVVNAQFVDPEKPLHWKMRRERANGGVFMEYGVHSIDLALWLGGPMTRVVAHGLTTVPKRPATDGHSVVDVDDISAWIAVYRNGGQALFKAGWASLPVGGGGLRVYGRTGSLAWHLDPTTRRTERLLVSTVAEPEPRVLLEFDAPPVPEDETGWAPLGLLAYYNARLDAGFIGDIRSGRATGPTFDDGLAAQRVVAAIRTSLDEGRWVDVGAA encoded by the coding sequence CTGCGGTGCGCGGCGGCCGGATCAGGTGGACGGCTGGCTCCCGGCCGCGGGCCTCCCGTTGAGCGACGCGGACTTGGCGGAGATCGACGCCGTCATCAGCCGTTCTGGGATCTAGCGCTCGGGACTGAGAAGGGGGGTACGGACATCTCGAACTCACGGCTTCGCGTTGCCATCGTCGGCGCGGGATCATGGGGCGTGCGGGCGCATCTCCCCGCGCTCGCCGCGTCCGACGGGGTCGAGGTGGTGGCGCTGGTGGACCCGCGCACGGATCTCCTCGGCGAGGCGGCGGCGCGGTATCGCGTGCCCGGGACCTTCCGCGATGTCGACGCGATGCTGCGCCAGGTGGAGTCGCTCGACGCCGCGGTCGTGGCCGTCCCGACGGACGCGCACCACGCCGTCGTGATGCGGCTGCTCGACGCGGGCGCGCACGTGTTGTGCGAGAAGCCGCTCGCGTACACCGTGGCGCAGGCCGAGGAAATGGTGGGCTCGCTCCGCGCCCGCGGACGCATCGGCAAGATGGGTTTTCTGTTCCGGTGCTCGCCGGTGGTGTCGCGGATGAAGCAGCTCGTCGACGAGGGCTACATCGGCGGCGTCGTGGCGTTCGAGAGTTCGGTCGTGAACGCGCAGTTTGTCGACCCGGAAAAACCGCTGCACTGGAAGATGCGCCGCGAGCGCGCCAACGGCGGCGTCTTCATGGAGTACGGCGTGCACAGCATCGACCTGGCGCTGTGGCTGGGCGGTCCCATGACCCGCGTGGTGGCCCACGGGCTGACCACGGTACCGAAGCGTCCCGCGACCGACGGACACTCCGTCGTCGACGTGGACGACATCTCGGCGTGGATCGCCGTCTATCGGAACGGCGGACAGGCGCTGTTCAAGGCCGGCTGGGCGTCGCTTCCCGTCGGCGGCGGCGGCCTACGCGTATACGGCCGGACGGGCTCGCTCGCCTGGCACCTCGATCCCACGACCCGCCGCACGGAACGGCTTCTCGTCTCGACGGTGGCCGAGCCCGAGCCGCGGGTGCTGCTGGAGTTCGACGCGCCGCCGGTCCCGGAGGACGAGACGGGGTGGGCGCCGCTGGGGCTGCTGGCTTACTACAACGCCCGTCTCGACGCGGGGTTCATCGGCGACATCCGGAGCGGGCGGGCAACCGGCCCGACCTTCGACGACGGCCTGGCGGCGCAGCGGGTGGTCGCGGCGATCCGCACCTCCCTCGACGAAGGCCGCTGGGTCGACGTCGGCGCGGCCTGA
- a CDS encoding ABC transporter permease produces the protein MGAYIVRRLVATVPILLGVSVLVFGILHAVPGDLVRLIAVRESAAITPAQEARIRHQLGLDRPLAVQYAGFLGRAAVGDLGRSFYTNRPVAKSVLEQYPATLELAGAALVFAVVVGGGLGLAAAVRHNTWIDNAAMVFSLGGLSIPIFWSGLLLIYLFAVQLRWVPIVGGLGWKALVLPAVTLGYDAAAFIARMVRSSVLEVLRREYVLIAHAKGLSERTVIFRHVLKAAMIPIVTLIGLHAGRLLGGAVVVETVFARQGIGRLAVDAVLYKDYFLVQGIVLLAALTYVLLNLAIDVSYAWFDPRIHYQ, from the coding sequence ATGGGAGCATACATCGTCCGGCGGCTGGTGGCGACGGTGCCGATCCTGCTCGGCGTGTCGGTGCTGGTCTTCGGGATCCTGCACGCTGTGCCGGGCGATCTCGTGCGGCTGATCGCGGTGCGCGAATCCGCCGCGATCACGCCGGCGCAGGAAGCGCGCATCCGCCATCAGCTGGGGCTCGATCGTCCGCTGGCCGTGCAGTACGCCGGATTCCTCGGCCGCGCGGCCGTGGGAGATCTTGGGCGCTCGTTCTACACCAACCGGCCCGTTGCCAAGTCCGTCCTCGAGCAGTACCCCGCGACGCTGGAGCTCGCCGGCGCGGCGCTGGTGTTCGCGGTGGTGGTCGGCGGCGGCCTCGGGCTCGCGGCGGCGGTGCGCCACAACACCTGGATCGACAACGCCGCCATGGTGTTCTCGCTCGGCGGCCTCTCGATCCCCATCTTCTGGTCGGGCCTCTTGCTGATCTACCTGTTCGCCGTGCAGCTTCGGTGGGTGCCGATCGTCGGCGGCCTCGGATGGAAAGCGCTTGTTCTGCCGGCGGTCACGCTTGGCTACGACGCGGCGGCCTTCATCGCGCGGATGGTGCGTTCGAGCGTGCTCGAGGTGCTGCGCCGCGAGTACGTGCTGATCGCGCACGCTAAAGGCCTCAGCGAGCGCACCGTCATTTTCCGGCACGTGCTCAAGGCCGCGATGATTCCGATCGTGACGCTGATCGGGCTCCACGCCGGCCGGCTGCTCGGCGGCGCGGTGGTCGTCGAGACCGTGTTCGCCCGCCAGGGCATCGGCCGGCTCGCGGTCGACGCGGTGTTGTACAAGGACTATTTCCTCGTTCAGGGGATCGTGCTGCTGGCGGCATTGACCTACGTGCTGCTCAACCTGGCGATCGACGTCTCGTACGCGTGGTTCGATCCACGCATCCACTACCAGTAG
- a CDS encoding SDR family NAD(P)-dependent oxidoreductase encodes MAIVTGGGQGIGRAIVLRLAQEGTDLVIGDLNSATASAVADEVQAVGGRALVVRTDVARDKDRRALVDAALAKFGKIDVLVNNAGIVRVSDPLKITEEEWDLIQAVNVKGTYFTCQAVLPHMLERGAGRIVNLASIAAKAGSTAFIHYNVSKAGVVALTRNLAVAYGKRGITVNCVCPGIVDTEMWAKIDREAAPLMGLQAGEFTRNRVSTIALGRMEKPEEVGDAVAFLCSDDARYITGQAINVEGGLIFH; translated from the coding sequence GTGGCAATCGTGACCGGCGGCGGCCAAGGGATCGGCCGCGCGATCGTGCTGCGCCTGGCGCAGGAAGGCACGGACCTCGTGATTGGGGATCTGAACTCCGCGACGGCGTCCGCGGTGGCGGATGAAGTGCAGGCCGTCGGGGGCAGGGCCCTCGTCGTGCGCACCGACGTCGCCCGGGACAAGGACCGCCGCGCGCTCGTCGACGCCGCGCTCGCGAAGTTCGGGAAGATCGACGTCCTCGTCAACAACGCCGGGATCGTCCGAGTCAGCGATCCGCTCAAGATTACCGAGGAAGAGTGGGACCTCATCCAGGCGGTCAACGTGAAAGGGACCTACTTCACCTGCCAGGCCGTCCTGCCGCACATGCTCGAGCGAGGCGCCGGCAGAATCGTGAACCTCGCCAGCATCGCGGCCAAAGCGGGCAGCACCGCGTTCATCCACTACAACGTCAGCAAGGCCGGCGTGGTCGCGCTCACGCGCAATCTGGCCGTGGCCTATGGCAAGCGCGGCATCACCGTGAACTGCGTGTGCCCGGGGATTGTGGACACCGAGATGTGGGCGAAGATCGATCGCGAGGCCGCTCCCTTGATGGGACTGCAGGCGGGAGAGTTCACGCGGAATCGCGTCAGCACGATTGCGCTCGGACGGATGGAAAAGCCCGAAGAGGTCGGGGATGCCGTCGCGTTTCTCTGCTCGGACGACGCACGGTACATCACCGGGCAGGCCATCAACGTGGAAGGCGGACTGATCTTCCACTAA
- a CDS encoding M23 family metallopeptidase, whose translation MPCAALFAPAGMLLVVILGVLPLTLSATSAGSAAPAAARPDPDRARLRQINLSLDVAPDALTGARPPHHAAAAPTAGAVVSRQGPSPIGAARAAASTTATRAAGLGHVGTRLRLVWPTRGIVTSPFGWRIHPIFGTREFHTGIDIAGPLGAPVAAAYPGTVRFVGWKGGYGQLVIVYHGNGLETAYSHLSAASVQPGARVEQGQEIGRIGSTGWSTGPHLLFEIFENGVARDPAGYLN comes from the coding sequence ATGCCCTGCGCGGCGCTGTTTGCGCCGGCGGGCATGCTGCTGGTCGTCATCCTCGGCGTCCTTCCTCTCACGCTGTCGGCGACCAGCGCCGGGAGCGCCGCACCTGCCGCCGCCCGGCCGGACCCCGATCGGGCCCGGCTGCGTCAGATCAACCTTTCACTCGATGTCGCTCCGGATGCGTTGACAGGTGCGCGGCCGCCGCACCACGCGGCGGCCGCGCCCACGGCGGGAGCCGTTGTGTCCCGGCAGGGACCCTCGCCCATCGGAGCGGCACGGGCGGCGGCCTCAACCACCGCGACGCGCGCGGCCGGGCTCGGGCACGTGGGAACACGGCTGCGGCTGGTGTGGCCCACGCGCGGGATCGTGACGTCGCCCTTCGGGTGGCGAATCCATCCGATCTTCGGGACGCGCGAATTTCACACCGGGATAGACATCGCCGGCCCATTGGGGGCACCCGTGGCGGCGGCGTATCCGGGAACCGTGCGGTTCGTTGGATGGAAGGGCGGGTACGGCCAACTGGTCATCGTGTATCACGGCAATGGGCTCGAGACCGCCTACTCTCACCTCTCCGCGGCGTCCGTGCAGCCGGGGGCGCGGGTGGAGCAAGGGCAGGAAATCGGCCGCATCGGCAGCACCGGATGGAGCACCGGGCCCCACCTGCTCTTCGAAATCTTCGAGAACGGCGTCGCGCGGGATCCGGCCGGCTATTTGAACTGA
- a CDS encoding ABC transporter substrate-binding protein yields MPLPVRAADYRGGKLTACMFLEPNSLDPAAATYIPGIVVLKNVIEALIELDTQGRAHPRLATNWQVSKDGREWTFKLRTGIAFHDGTPFDAEAVKFSFDRILDPATKSQTGLSEIGTYQSSQVLDSRTIKMTFKEPYAPFFNNLHDVVLGVVSPTAVKKYGADFGSNPVGTGPYRLQEWVRGDHVTLVRNDKYVNTSDLVSHKTPPYLDTLTFRIIMEDATRLNALRSGEADFIYRVPGINVDSVQSDPRFQVYKNMYAGEPVMFLINRSKFPTDDVAVARAMQFAVNKEVVTRIATGGISPVAYGPLKPVVWGYNAEVEKMYRYDPPKARQVLEEAGWKAGAGGVRAKNGQACKMVCAVKSDPVTVSMLTAIQGMLQAVGIDLEIQTMALPASEELARQGKSNMTFMEWRGIDPDILTVQFHSKNIGGWNMGHFRNAAVDRMLDDGRALVDPKQRLPLYQKVQMTIMDQAATLPLYNLIAVDGAKASLTGVRYDVYHYYPEWYDVRFKS; encoded by the coding sequence GTGCCGTTGCCCGTCAGAGCGGCGGACTACCGAGGCGGAAAGCTGACCGCGTGCATGTTCCTCGAGCCGAACAGTCTCGACCCGGCGGCGGCGACCTACATCCCCGGTATCGTGGTGCTCAAGAATGTCATCGAAGCCCTCATCGAGCTCGACACGCAGGGACGGGCGCATCCGCGCCTGGCGACCAACTGGCAGGTGTCCAAGGACGGACGCGAGTGGACGTTCAAGCTGCGCACGGGCATCGCGTTTCACGACGGAACGCCGTTCGACGCCGAGGCGGTCAAGTTCAGTTTCGACCGTATCCTGGATCCCGCGACGAAGTCCCAGACCGGGCTGTCTGAGATCGGCACCTACCAGTCGAGCCAGGTCCTCGACTCCAGGACGATCAAGATGACCTTCAAGGAACCGTACGCCCCGTTTTTCAACAACCTGCACGACGTCGTCCTCGGCGTCGTGTCGCCGACGGCCGTGAAGAAGTACGGCGCGGACTTCGGGTCGAACCCCGTCGGCACCGGCCCGTACCGGCTCCAGGAGTGGGTGCGCGGCGACCACGTCACGCTCGTCCGAAACGACAAGTACGTGAACACGTCCGACCTCGTCTCCCACAAGACCCCGCCGTACCTGGACACGCTCACGTTCCGAATCATCATGGAAGACGCGACGCGGCTCAACGCGCTCCGCAGCGGCGAAGCGGACTTCATCTATCGCGTCCCGGGCATCAACGTTGACAGCGTGCAGAGCGACCCCCGGTTCCAGGTGTACAAGAACATGTACGCCGGGGAGCCGGTCATGTTTCTGATCAACCGGTCCAAGTTCCCCACGGACGACGTCGCCGTGGCGCGGGCGATGCAGTTCGCCGTCAACAAGGAAGTGGTCACCCGCATCGCCACGGGCGGCATCTCGCCGGTCGCGTACGGTCCGCTCAAGCCCGTCGTGTGGGGCTACAACGCCGAGGTCGAGAAGATGTACCGGTATGATCCGCCGAAGGCGCGCCAGGTCCTCGAGGAGGCCGGCTGGAAGGCCGGCGCCGGCGGCGTCCGCGCGAAGAACGGGCAGGCCTGCAAGATGGTCTGCGCGGTCAAGTCGGACCCGGTTACGGTCTCGATGCTGACGGCGATCCAGGGGATGTTGCAGGCCGTCGGGATCGACCTCGAGATCCAGACGATGGCGCTCCCGGCGTCCGAGGAGCTCGCGCGCCAGGGCAAGAGCAACATGACGTTCATGGAGTGGCGCGGGATCGATCCGGACATTCTCACCGTGCAGTTCCACTCGAAGAACATCGGCGGCTGGAACATGGGGCACTTTCGAAACGCCGCGGTGGACCGGATGCTCGACGACGGCCGGGCGCTCGTGGACCCGAAGCAGCGGCTGCCGCTCTACCAGAAGGTACAGATGACGATCATGGACCAGGCCGCGACGCTGCCGCTCTACAATCTGATCGCGGTCGACGGCGCGAAGGCGTCGCTGACCGGCGTGCGGTACGACGTCTACCATTACTATCCCGAGTGGTACGATGTCCGCTTCAAGTCCTAG
- a CDS encoding glucose 1-dehydrogenase, giving the protein MMFSLAGKACVVTGASRGLGRAIALAFAQQGASVLLAARSRADLETVKGEIAAAGGRAVAQPTDVTDMAQLSAAAAAAVREFGTIDVWVNNAGGFTAEPGSTSEWLDVTHAGWEQMLRLNLTAQVFGAQAAARVMRGQPAGGVILFMSSIDGLYAAPGGEGIYGACKAALNNITQTMAVELGQYRIRVNAIAPAVVETPLTAPWLATEEDRRSRAALYPLRRVGRPQDVAAAAVYFASDEAAWVSGAVLLVSGGAVVTSDPYRYLMRVNQGPSAGEGD; this is encoded by the coding sequence ATGATGTTTTCGCTGGCCGGGAAAGCGTGCGTCGTGACCGGCGCGAGCCGGGGGCTCGGCCGCGCGATCGCGCTGGCCTTCGCCCAGCAGGGGGCGAGCGTGCTGCTGGCGGCCCGGAGCCGCGCGGACTTGGAGACGGTCAAGGGCGAGATCGCGGCGGCCGGAGGGCGCGCGGTGGCGCAGCCGACCGACGTGACGGACATGGCGCAGCTCTCCGCCGCCGCCGCGGCGGCGGTCCGGGAGTTCGGCACGATCGACGTCTGGGTCAACAACGCGGGCGGATTCACCGCGGAGCCGGGCAGCACGTCGGAGTGGCTGGATGTTACCCACGCCGGGTGGGAGCAGATGCTCCGGCTGAACCTGACGGCGCAGGTGTTCGGCGCGCAGGCCGCGGCGCGGGTCATGCGCGGACAGCCCGCCGGCGGCGTCATTCTCTTCATGTCGTCGATCGACGGCCTCTACGCGGCGCCGGGGGGCGAGGGAATCTACGGCGCCTGCAAGGCCGCGCTCAACAACATCACTCAGACGATGGCGGTGGAGTTGGGGCAGTACCGGATTCGCGTCAACGCGATCGCGCCGGCGGTCGTCGAGACGCCGCTCACCGCGCCCTGGCTGGCGACCGAAGAAGACCGCCGTTCGCGCGCGGCCCTGTATCCTCTGCGCCGGGTCGGCCGGCCGCAGGACGTGGCCGCGGCCGCCGTCTATTTCGCGTCGGACGAAGCCGCCTGGGTGTCCGGCGCGGTCTTGTTGGTGTCGGGAGGCGCGGTCGTCACCAGCGATCCGTACCGGTATCTGATGCGCGTCAACCAGGGACCATCCGCGGGCGAGGGTGATTAA